Genomic DNA from Pseudomonas fitomaticsae:
CGCTCGAAAAAGTAACAGGAGAAAAAATTCAATTACCCAATGGCATAATAAGAAATCATTGTGAAAAAATATTTTTAGAAATTGAGAAACAGGCAGCACACAAAATTTATATAGATGCAATGCGCCAAAGGACAACCAAACCTGAAACTGTAGACTTCATGAGAAGCCTTCCTAGCCATTTAAGGGTTCTCGGATATGCCTCCCCTCTGTCCAGACCTCAGAGAGCTCGTTTACTAACGGCACTTGAGGAAAAACTTAATTAGCCACATTTTCATTAGCAAGGAAAGCAATATGTATAGCCCGTACCTTTACGCACGCGCATCAGAGTTACTAGCTCTAAGATCCCTGATCAGTGAAAAAACTGACTTAACAGGACTATTACCGATATTAGAGCCCGTAACTTCCGACACTAGTGGCATACATCGCTGCATGGACGCCTTCGGAAACGATAAAAAACCCTTAATAGTCGTTACGAACCCAAACCAACACCAATATTTAAATAGCCCAGCAACGCAGGCAAATCTTGTCAAAAACAGTCAACACTTATTCAACAGTCATTCATCCTTACTCCCTGGTTACTGCATAGGATCCACAACTACACAAAGCCACGTAGCTGCATTCCTAAAACAGTACCCAAGCAAAAACGTCGTACTTCTTTACAACAACCCAGCTCTTAGCGAAGCAGAAATACAGACAAACGCTACTCTTAGTCAAGTTTCATTCCATGTAATCCTCAACGACAAAATCTCCACCGCACAACTATCTAAAATACCAAAAAACAAAGCCATAATCACACAAGATTTTTTCAACAAACTTGACCGCAACGCAGACTACAGTGGAAAAGAGTTTTTTACGGACAAACACAAAGCCGTAGGTAAAGATTTCTGTGCAATTGGTGATTACACCATCACGGGAAAAAAACTCGAAATGGGTGGCGGAAAACCCGGCGCCGTGGCAAGCCATATAATCTATAAAAACTCCAATACCTCAGACATCTGGATTGAACACTTTGTATCAGATGAAACCGATAGAAACATCAGTGACGCAGAAACAAAATTCTTAGAGATGGCGCGAAAACTAGTCCGTCAAGTAAAAAGCTTGCCAACTGAGTTTGGCTGGAATAGCAGCTTGAAAGCCTACGACGACCATGTAAAACATAGTACATGGTCAGGACTGCCAAAAAACAAAGAATATCAGATAAAACACCACATCCAGCTTATGCTTGACGTTTTAAATAAACGACTCTAAACAAAAAGGCCGAGCGATTAAAAATCGCTCGGCCTAAAGCTCGTATGATTAACTCAGAACACTTGATAAATAAATCTAGCTCTTGACCACGAGAACAAATATCCATAGGCTTTTGTCTCCGGCGCCTAAGAAACGCCTCAAGTAGCGGCTTGACTGCTCCCGAAAGATGCGGCTTTTTTGTGCCTATGGATTTCTCGTGGGCGTAAAACACCTCTGCTATGTCGGGAGTGGGCTAATACAAGACCCGAAAGGGGAATATGTCCGGCCTTCTACTTGGGGTTTCTTAACTCCCGGCGCCTTAGCCCTAAGAAAGCTATCAAGTAGAGGTAATGGATATGCCTAAGATTTTTCCCTTCTCAGTGAAGGAAATCACCTACAGCTTTACTGCTGCATTTACGCCTCCACACAAGGAGGTCGATCATGTCTGAACCCATCACACCCACAGTTTTTAATCGTCACAACCTAGCCCTTCACGCCCTCCTCCTTGAAAACCAACCGTGGTTCTGTGCCCGCGATATCGGCCGCCTTATGGGTGTCCACCTATGCGATCGCATGGTCAACAAGCTAGATAAAGATCAGCACCGCTTCCTGTGGATCGATTATTACCGACAACCCGAAAAACAGTTGATGCTCAGCGAGTCTGGTGTGTATGCGCTGCTGGTGTATCACTACGTCCCAGGGAACCGACTGCTACGTGAGTGGCTAACCAATCAGGTTGTGCCGGCCTTGCGCGACGCGGAACCGTCCGAGAACACGGATCGACCGATGTTGAGTTTGTTGGATTGGCCGGAGATGTCGCTGAGCTTGCTGCATTGGCGAGATGAAGGCTGGATTCGGCTGCGAGATATGCCTTACCTGCTGAATGATCAGAGCCAAGGGCGAGCTAGGGCGGCGAAACCTTGGTGGCGGAGAGTCGCGCAAGCATTCCAGCCTTCGAAGCATTCGATGGGTTAAAGCTGTGGTTGTAGGACCGCGCGAGATCCGTCGCGATTTTCTGTAGGAATTTTCGTAGACAGCGGTAATGGCCACTCAGTATCGTCCGAGGGTTAACAACCCTCGGCGACTGTATGGATACGAAAAAGGAACAAAAAGGCTGGACCAATGACGAATTGGAAGCATCGGTCGACGCCTATCTCGCGATTCAAGCGAAATATCCAAGCGATGAAAAATTCAACAAGTCTGCAGAGCACAAGCTTCTGCAGGATGGCGTGCTCGCCAGTCGCAATACCAAGTCGATCGACTATCGCCTACAAAATATTTCGGCTCTCTTTGATGAGCTGGGGCTGAAGCCAATTGTTCACTACAAGCCGAAAGTGAACATTGGCTCGGGAATAGCCGCGCGCCTGACCAAAATTTTAGAAACCAAAGGCCTTTTGACTCAGAGCACCGAACTGCTTGCTACCGAGGGTGGTGTTCGGAGTCGACACGTTAAGCCAGCCAGAGCACAGAATTTCGTAGACGTTCCAGAAGACGACTCGCTCCCACATCAAGGGGTGACAGTTACCCGATACTTCGTTCGAAATTCAAGAATCAAAGATTGGATTCTCGAAAACGCTAAAGGTATTTGTGAGGCCTGTGATCAACCAGGTCCGTTCGAAATGGATGGAAAACCATACCTTGAGGTTCATCACGTTAAACACCTGGCACAACAGGGTAAGGATCGCAAAAACAATACTGTTGCGCTCTGTCCAAATTGCCATCGGCGCTGCCACCACTCGAGCGACCGAGTGGAGTTCACTGATTCGCTCTATAAAAAAGTGAAACGGTTGAAGCGACAGTAAAATCTCTGCCCAACAGAGGCTGTGATGAGGGAGGCATCCCCCCACCTCCCGCTATTAATACTCCTCCCCCCACTCAAGGACCCGAGCCCCACCATGAAATTCGACCTCGCCTACTGCCTCAGCCTCGACGACAAACTGTCGATCTATGACGTTCGCGATCTCAATTTCGATGAGACGGTGGCGTTCGATTCTGCGAAGGAACACTTCCAGTGCCCCAACGACGCCTGTCGTTCGGCCTTCGATGCTTCCAACGAGTTGGGCACGTTCAACGCCAAGAACGTGAATTACGTGCGCACGCCGCACTTCAAGAATCTGCCCGGTACGCAGCATGTGGCGGGTTGTCCGTATGTGAGTGTGAAGACGTCGGCGTCGGGGATTGAGGCGGCGGATGGGGAAACGGATGACGGGCGTGAGGAGCATTTCCCGTCGGAGTTGTTGCTGACGCGCCGTGAGTATGTGCGCAAGCCTGCCGCGCCAGCGGGGGCGGCGGATGTGTTGCGGGATGATCCGGTGCGGGTGGCGACTTCCCCCTCAAAAGAGTCGCCGAGTCGTGAGACGGCGCCGGACAAGACCAGTGTCTTCGCTCACCCCGTGGAGTGTTTTGTGTCGAACTTCGCGGACAAGGATTTGCTCAAGCGCATGCCATTGAAGATTGGCGAGCATACGGCGCCGTACAGTTCGTTCTTCAAGAAGATCGAGTACTTGATGGACAACAAGGGGCTGATTTACTGGGGCCGGATCAAGAAGATCGAGGACTTTCACAGCGCCAGTTTCCGGATCGATTTCGAGGACAAGGTCTGGTTCAAGAAGCCGGATGACAGCAAGAAGAAGCCTTATCCGGTCAGTGTCTATCTGAACAAAAAGCTGATCGACAACTACCGCAAGCGCAAGGCGTTTCTGGAAGAGATCAAGCACGCCATTGATAGCGACAAAGAGCTGTTCTGTTTCTTTTATGGCGTGACGCCGGAGTTGAAGCAGGTGCCGGGCAAGAAGAACCCCGAAAAGCCTTTCGAGGTCTTCAATGCCAATATCGAGAACCTGGATCACTTCATTATTCGTGAAGCGCCGGGTCTGGCGTGATGGTTAGCCTTGGGGCAGTTGAAGTTGGACGGCGCCGGGGTGTTGCTTGACGAGGGAGTACGGCAGGATCGACCACTCGGGTTCATCGCAACCACGTTGTACCCTTGGGAAGTACGGCCCCAGGTAAATGCCCTTGGCGGTGAAGTACCAATCGAAAACGCTCCAGACGTTTTCATCGGTGTAGTCGCAGCTGTCTTCATCACCTTCGGCTGGCTTCTTCATTTCGTCGGGATACAGCGAGGTGAATTGCTTTATAAGCCATTGCGCAAACTCCTCCCTCTGTTTGCCTTCGCTTGTTCCAGTCGAATTGCCTTCACGCCCACCCACCGCCAAAACGTCTTCCAGCTTTATCGCCTCCCCAGTATGAACATTGAGATTGATCGGGGAGTTGCCGACATCCGGATGCGCGCCGCCACAGTCGTAACCGGTGTTGATGTTCAGGCTGACGATATCGGACGACAGAAACGTGGGCGCGACGCTTTGCCATTGCTCGGCATTTTCGCCACCTTGCAGCATGCAGGCGTGATAACTGATGACCTCTTTCCAGAGCCGTCCCAACAATTGCTCGTTGATCCGCTGTTGCTCCTGTTTGGGATAACCGGACTCAATGCTGAAGAAAGAGATTTTCGACTCAGGCTCCATCCACCATTGCAGGTCGTAGCCCATGAAGTTGTCTTTCTTCCCCGGTTTGAGCTTGAGCCCCTGTAAGCGCAAATACTCGTAGGGATCATCTTTCGGCAACGTGGCAATAAAGGGCAACGTCGATGCGGTCGGCGCTGGAAGTTTGGCCTCGACCAGTTGTACAGGCAGTTTCTTGCCTTTCGGGTTTTGCCATTCGCCCTGCCAACCGTTGGCGGTGGATTTAAGTTTCAGGGTCGACAGCGGCTTGTCATCGCCGTAGCGATTGTTGCCCTCGACCAGCATCAGCGTGCTGTCCTGCAACGCGCCACTGAGGGGCAGATCACGGTGATACTTCTCGTAGAAATAACGGCCGGTCACTTCGTCCTGCTGCTGGGTATTGAGCTCAACCACAATCGGCGTCTTGCCCAGCGTGCCGGTGAACACACGTCTGCCGTCGTCAGCCTGAGCGGTGGAAAACAGTGAAAACAACGCGGCGGCGTATGGCGCCAGGCGCAACAGTCCCTTGAGCATGGATCGATCCCTGATTGAATAAGGCTGCGGAGTATGCAGAGGATGTGCGCAGGAATCGAGGTGCTACTTCAGTGTCATGCCCAGCATCACGACGATGAGTAGCGCGATATACACCCACGCATGCACCCGATCCGGTATCCGCCCGATCCACGGCGTGGCCAGTCGAATCCCCAGCATCGAGCCCAGCGTCAGCACCGAAAACGCCAGCAAATCCACATACCCGATAAACAATGGTCCAAGGTCTGTCTCGCTGAACCCTGCCATCAACATGTAAGTCAGCGTCCCCGCCAGCGCCACCGGCACGCTCAACGGATTGGCCATCGAAGTCGCCTGCGACATGCTCAACCCGCAACGCCGCAATAACGGCACGGTCATGACGCTTCCTCCTACGCCGAGAAAGGTCGCGATGGCGCCAATGCCTACACCGCCGCCGGACGTTTCCAGTGTTCTCAATCGACGTGGGATAGTGCCTTCCGATTGCGTAAGAAATCCGCGTCGCAACAGACAGTCGACAATCGTCACGCCGAGATAGGCGATGAAGGCATAACGGATGACTTCGCCGCTGACCCACACCGCTGCGATTGCACCGACGACCGCGCCCAATCCGATAAACCCACCCAAAGGCCACAGGTATTCACGGATGAGGTTGCCGGCCCGGCGATGTTTGTCGGTGGCGACCAGGGCGTTGACGATCATCACGCAGGTCGAGGTGGCGACGGCGATGTGCATGGCGGATTGGCTGATCGGGTCGTCGGCGCCGTGGCTCGCGGTGAGCATGCGGTACAGCAGCGGCACGACGACGAAGCCGCCGCCGAAACCAAAGAGCACGGCGGTGACGCCGGTCAGGCAGCCGAAGAGTGTCAGCAGGAGGTAGAACATGGCGCGTCGTCCGTTGTTTGGGAGCGGTCGACGATAGAGCGGCGGCGCTTGGCCTGCTTCAGCAAGTCAGCCAATAATGTTTGCGTTTACGCCAACTGCCGGATGCCGCTCGATGCGCAATTTTTCGATCAATCTGCTGGATGACACGCCGCGCCCGGTGGTGGCGATCGGTACGGATTATTCCCACGGCTATCTGTTGCCACGTCATACGCATCGGCGGGCGCAATTGTTGTACGGCGCGACCGGGGTGATGCAGGTCAGCACGCACGAAGGCAACTGGGTGGTGCCACCGCATCGGGCGGTGTGGATTCCGCCGGGGGTGGCGCATGAGGTGTTGATGCTCGGGGTCAGCACTCGCAGTTTGTATATCGAGCCGGGGGCGGTGGACCTGGGTGAGCGCTGTCAGGTGATCAGTGTGTCGCCGTTGATGCGGCACTTGCTGATGGAAGCCGTGGAGCTGCCGCTAACGTATGACCTGACCGGGCGTGACGGGGTGCTCATTGATTTATTGCTGCATGAATTAGTGCGCAGTGCACCACTTCCGTTGCATATCCCGCTGCCGTCTGACGGAAGACTGCTCGAACTGTGTCAGACCTTTCTGCATCAGCCAAATGCCCACCAATCGCCCCAGCATTGGGCCGACCAGCTGCACGTAAGCTTACGCACCTTCAACAGACTGTTTCGTCAGCAGACCGGCCTGAGTTTCAGTCAATGGCGCCAGCGCGCCTGCGTGGTATTGGCGCTGGCACGTCTGGCGGCGGGTGAAGCGGTGACGCGGATTGCCCTGGATTTCGGCTATGACAGTCCGGCAGCGTTCTCGACGATGTTCCGCCGAATCCTCGGTCAGGCACCGTCCGTCTGGTTGGAGGCAGCGAACTAGGGCAAATCAAAAAATGCGTTTGATCCCGGCCGAAAACAACTGTACAAAAACACAGTACATTTTCCATCAGCACTCTCGAGCCCGGAGCACACCATGGCCTCTTCAGCGATGAACCTCATCCTCGAACGTATCGCCCTTTTCCAGTTCACCCCGACGCATTGCTCCCAGGCCCGAGGGATGTTGGGCTGGAGCATTGAACAGTTGTCGCGAGAGGCCAAGGTTTCGGTGGACGACATTCAGCGGTTCGAAGCGCAGCAGGATGTAGCGGATGCGGCGCGGCTGGCGTTGACCTATCGGTTTGAGGCGCAGGGGCTGGTGTTCTTTCCGGGGTTTGCTCCGGGGCGTTCGACAAGCAATGGTTCGACAGCCGAATCAGTGCGTGGGGATTATGCGATGGCAGAGTGATTCGGTTCGCCTCACGGAGGCGAACCTGCACCGGTGAGTCAGGCTCCTTGCACCACCGCCTCACTCTCCCCTTCAACCGCCAGCCACCACGCATCCCCGCGTTGCGGTTGTGCCAGGTTGAACGCCTCGCCCATTTGCGGCGTGGTGATGGAAACACTGCGCTCCCAGGCCAGCGCAAGAATGCGGTCGAATGGCTCATGCCAGGCATGCATCGCCAGGTCGAACGTGCCGTTATGGATCGGAAACAACCAACGGCCCTTGAGGTCGATGTGGGCCTGCAGCGTTTCTTCCGGTTGCATGTGCACGTGTGGCCATTCGACGTTGTAGGCGCCGGTTTCCATCAGGGTCAGGTCGAACGGGCCGAACTGTTCGCCGATGCGTTTGAAGCCGTTGAAGTAGCCGCTGTCACCGCTGAAGAAAATTCGCGTGTCGCCGTCGATGATCACCCACGAAGCCCACAGGGTCTGGTTGCCATCGAACAGGCCCCGACCGGAGAAGTGCTGCGACGGAGTGGCGATGAAGCGGATGCCGGCGACTTCGGTGCCCTGCCACCAGTCGAACTGGCGGATTTTGCTGGCATCGATGCCCCATTTGATCAGGGTGTCGCCGACGCCCAGCGGCGTGAGAAACACGTTGACCTTATCCGCGAGTTTCAACACCGCTTCGTAGTCGAGGTGGTCGTAGTGGTTGTGCGACAGGATCACCGCTTCGATCGGTGGCAATTCGTCGATGCTGATCGGTGGCTGGTGAAAACGTTTCGGACCGGCCCATTGCACCGGCGAAGCGCGCTCGGCAAACACCGGGTCGGTGATCCAGAACTTGTCCTGCAGTTTGAGCAGCAAGGTCGAGTGACCGAGGCGATAGACGCTGTGGTTCGGCGCCGCAATCAGGTCGGCGCGGCTCAGGGGCTGTACCGGAATGGCGGCCGCCGGCCGGGTGTTGCGCGGTTTGTGGAAGATCATGTTCCACATGATCCGCAGCATCTTGCGCACACCTTCGCGCTGCACCGGCGCATGGTTGCGGAATACACCTTCGGCCTGACGCGAAGGTTCAGGGGTTTGACTGCCCGCAGAAGCAATGGATTTGGCCATGACTCAATGACTCCGGAAACACCGCGCAATTCACGGCTTTCCACGGTGGGACGATAAATGGCCAAGGCACGCACGCATCAGCCGGACATCTGGTTTTAGGTTGCACCGATTAACGCAACATTACACTGATCGGTGTAGTTTCTAGGTTGCATCAAACCTGATGACAAGTAAACTGCCGAGTGTAATTTCACCCTTTTTCTGCCGAATCGAATTTATGACAGCTCCCCAGCGCCTCACCGACCGTAAACGCGAAGCCATCATCCAGGCCGCGATCGCCGAATTCCGTACTAACGGTTTCGAGGTCACCAGCATGGACAAGATCGCAGCCACTGCCGGGGTGTCGAAGCGCACGGTGTACAACCATTTCCCGAGCAAGGAAGAGCTGTTCGCCGAAATTCTCAACCAGTTGTGGGCACGGATCAGCACCGAGCAAGCCGTGTCGTACCAGCCCGATCAGCCCTTGCGCGATCAATTGCGAACGATGCTGCTGGCCAAACTGCAGATGATGGCGGACGACAATTTCATGAATCTGGCCCGTGTCGCCATTGCGGCCGCGATCCACTCACCAGAGCGCGCGCAAAACATGGTGGCGCGCATGGGCGAACGTGAGGAAAGCGTGACCGTATGGATTCGCGCAGCTCAGGCGGACGGTCGGTTGAAACCGGTTGATCCGGAGTTCGCCGCGCATCAGGTGCAGGGGCTGCTGAAGGCGTTTGCCTTCTGGCCGCAGATCTCCATGGGCCAGCCCTCTCTCGACAGCACCACGCAAAACGCCGTGGTCGATTCTGCACTCGATATGTTTCTGGCTTGCTATCAGCTCTAGACAAGGCCTGCGCCACGGTAAATGGCTCACAAGGACACTGAATTTTCCCGCTGGAATAAATGACAATGCCTGTCATTGACCGATGAACGGTCTGTCTGAAGTATTACACTGCAAAGTGTTTCAGAATGAATCTGGCGCAGAACATCATGGAAAACCAACGCGGCAAAGGCTTGTCATTCGCCAGGCGCATTTACTTGCCACGGGCCATCGGATTGGGCATCGGTTTCTTCAGTGTCGGCGCCGCGCTGTATCCGTTGAACATGCCGGGCTGGCTCTGGGCGCTGTTGCTGTTCAACGGTTTTCTCTGGCCGCACGTGGCCTATCAATGCTCGACCCGCTCGGCTTTTCCCTACCGCGCCGAACGCCGCAACCTGCTCTATGACTCGGTGTGCGGCGGTTTCTGGACCGCGTGTTTCCAGTTCAACCCGCTGACCACCGTGACCATCCTGTCGATGATGACCATGAACAACGTGGCCGCCGGCGGTCAGCGTCTGTTCCTGCTCGGCGCCCTCGCCCAGGTGATCGGCGTGCTGCTGGGCTGGTCGGTGTTTGGGGTCAATTTCACCCTGACGGCCACGCAGACTCAGGTCTGGGCCTGCCTGCCGATGTTGACCCTTTATCCGCTGGCGCTGGGCATGGTCTGTTACCGGTTGGCGATCAAACTCGCCGAACACAAACGCACCCTGAGCGCCCTGAGCCGTACCGACAGCCTGACCGGCCTGCTCAACCACGGCGCCTGGAAAGACCTGCTGCATCTCAAATTCCAGCAGTGCCGGCAGCACAATTCCCAAGCCATTCTGGCGCTGATCGACATCGATCATTTCAAGTCGATCAACGACAGTTACGGGCACATCGTCGGCGATGCGGTGCTACGACAACTCAGCCGCGAGCTGAAATTCGTGCTCGACGAAAGCGAACTGGCCGGGCGTTACGGCGGAGACGAGTTCTGTGTGATTCTGCCCAATCTGCCACTCAGCAAGGCCGAAACGCTGATGGAGCAATTGCGTCAGGGAATGGATCGTTACCGCCACCCTGACGTCGCCGAACTGCGCGTCAGCCTGAGCATCGGGCTTGCCCGCTATCAAGCCTCTTACGCCGACGCCCTTGAGTGGTTCGATGATTCCGACAAGGCGCTGTATAGCGCCAAACACGCGGGACGTAACACGATCAGCGTGGCGCTGAACCGTTCCACTGCCTGAAAACTTGTACAAATTCGAGAAATATCGATTTCTTGTACAAGTTTATAAAGTTTTGTATAAGTGAATCCGCCAGCCTGGATGCTGGCACACTGCTTCCAGCCATCGACACATCTGGCTGGCTGACGCGGAAACAGGGATCCCACTTTCAGCCCTATTTCCAGAGTGCCGCCAGCATGTTTTTCAACCGCCACAAGTCCGCCCTCGACGCTCTCCAGAACACTCTCACCGAACAAGCCGGCCTGCTGGAGACGATCGATCGCTCCATGGCGGTGATCGAGTTCGATCTCGACGGCGTCGTGCTGCGCGCCAACGAAAACTTCCTGAACACCATGGGCTACAAGGCCGAACAAGTAATCGGTCAGCCCCATCGACGCTTCTGCCCGCCCGAGATTGCCCGCAGCAACCAATACACCGAGTTGTGGTCGAAGCTGAAAAACGGTGAGTTCCAGTCCGGCACCTTTGAACGTATCGACAGCCAGGGCCGACCGATCTGGCTCGAGGCCAGCTACAACCCGATCAAGGAT
This window encodes:
- a CDS encoding sce7725 family protein, with product MYSPYLYARASELLALRSLISEKTDLTGLLPILEPVTSDTSGIHRCMDAFGNDKKPLIVVTNPNQHQYLNSPATQANLVKNSQHLFNSHSSLLPGYCIGSTTTQSHVAAFLKQYPSKNVVLLYNNPALSEAEIQTNATLSQVSFHVILNDKISTAQLSKIPKNKAIITQDFFNKLDRNADYSGKEFFTDKHKAVGKDFCAIGDYTITGKKLEMGGGKPGAVASHIIYKNSNTSDIWIEHFVSDETDRNISDAETKFLEMARKLVRQVKSLPTEFGWNSSLKAYDDHVKHSTWSGLPKNKEYQIKHHIQLMLDVLNKRL
- a CDS encoding BRO-N domain-containing protein, with amino-acid sequence MSEPITPTVFNRHNLALHALLLENQPWFCARDIGRLMGVHLCDRMVNKLDKDQHRFLWIDYYRQPEKQLMLSESGVYALLVYHYVPGNRLLREWLTNQVVPALRDAEPSENTDRPMLSLLDWPEMSLSLLHWRDEGWIRLRDMPYLLNDQSQGRARAAKPWWRRVAQAFQPSKHSMG
- a CDS encoding HNH endonuclease is translated as MDTKKEQKGWTNDELEASVDAYLAIQAKYPSDEKFNKSAEHKLLQDGVLASRNTKSIDYRLQNISALFDELGLKPIVHYKPKVNIGSGIAARLTKILETKGLLTQSTELLATEGGVRSRHVKPARAQNFVDVPEDDSLPHQGVTVTRYFVRNSRIKDWILENAKGICEACDQPGPFEMDGKPYLEVHHVKHLAQQGKDRKNNTVALCPNCHRRCHHSSDRVEFTDSLYKKVKRLKRQ
- a CDS encoding sulfite exporter TauE/SafE family protein is translated as MFYLLLTLFGCLTGVTAVLFGFGGGFVVVPLLYRMLTASHGADDPISQSAMHIAVATSTCVMIVNALVATDKHRRAGNLIREYLWPLGGFIGLGAVVGAIAAVWVSGEVIRYAFIAYLGVTIVDCLLRRGFLTQSEGTIPRRLRTLETSGGGVGIGAIATFLGVGGSVMTVPLLRRCGLSMSQATSMANPLSVPVALAGTLTYMLMAGFSETDLGPLFIGYVDLLAFSVLTLGSMLGIRLATPWIGRIPDRVHAWVYIALLIVVMLGMTLK
- a CDS encoding AraC family transcriptional regulator translates to MRNFSINLLDDTPRPVVAIGTDYSHGYLLPRHTHRRAQLLYGATGVMQVSTHEGNWVVPPHRAVWIPPGVAHEVLMLGVSTRSLYIEPGAVDLGERCQVISVSPLMRHLLMEAVELPLTYDLTGRDGVLIDLLLHELVRSAPLPLHIPLPSDGRLLELCQTFLHQPNAHQSPQHWADQLHVSLRTFNRLFRQQTGLSFSQWRQRACVVLALARLAAGEAVTRIALDFGYDSPAAFSTMFRRILGQAPSVWLEAAN
- a CDS encoding helix-turn-helix domain-containing protein, which translates into the protein MASSAMNLILERIALFQFTPTHCSQARGMLGWSIEQLSREAKVSVDDIQRFEAQQDVADAARLALTYRFEAQGLVFFPGFAPGRSTSNGSTAESVRGDYAMAE
- a CDS encoding MBL fold metallo-hydrolase, which gives rise to MAKSIASAGSQTPEPSRQAEGVFRNHAPVQREGVRKMLRIMWNMIFHKPRNTRPAAAIPVQPLSRADLIAAPNHSVYRLGHSTLLLKLQDKFWITDPVFAERASPVQWAGPKRFHQPPISIDELPPIEAVILSHNHYDHLDYEAVLKLADKVNVFLTPLGVGDTLIKWGIDASKIRQFDWWQGTEVAGIRFIATPSQHFSGRGLFDGNQTLWASWVIIDGDTRIFFSGDSGYFNGFKRIGEQFGPFDLTLMETGAYNVEWPHVHMQPEETLQAHIDLKGRWLFPIHNGTFDLAMHAWHEPFDRILALAWERSVSITTPQMGEAFNLAQPQRGDAWWLAVEGESEAVVQGA
- a CDS encoding TetR/AcrR family transcriptional regulator — protein: MTAPQRLTDRKREAIIQAAIAEFRTNGFEVTSMDKIAATAGVSKRTVYNHFPSKEELFAEILNQLWARISTEQAVSYQPDQPLRDQLRTMLLAKLQMMADDNFMNLARVAIAAAIHSPERAQNMVARMGEREESVTVWIRAAQADGRLKPVDPEFAAHQVQGLLKAFAFWPQISMGQPSLDSTTQNAVVDSALDMFLACYQL
- a CDS encoding diguanylate cyclase, which encodes MENQRGKGLSFARRIYLPRAIGLGIGFFSVGAALYPLNMPGWLWALLLFNGFLWPHVAYQCSTRSAFPYRAERRNLLYDSVCGGFWTACFQFNPLTTVTILSMMTMNNVAAGGQRLFLLGALAQVIGVLLGWSVFGVNFTLTATQTQVWACLPMLTLYPLALGMVCYRLAIKLAEHKRTLSALSRTDSLTGLLNHGAWKDLLHLKFQQCRQHNSQAILALIDIDHFKSINDSYGHIVGDAVLRQLSRELKFVLDESELAGRYGGDEFCVILPNLPLSKAETLMEQLRQGMDRYRHPDVAELRVSLSIGLARYQASYADALEWFDDSDKALYSAKHAGRNTISVALNRSTA